The following proteins are co-located in the Triticum aestivum cultivar Chinese Spring chromosome 1A, IWGSC CS RefSeq v2.1, whole genome shotgun sequence genome:
- the LOC123179748 gene encoding transcription factor BHLH133-like encodes MEAAECSSIWGSLDAICDESEMIAHLQSVLWCGSDSDANLCSSENDSTTASFDLLVDDLGSANERNTGIKRKMQVDEQSDHHNEVPVALSTARKSGNKSRAAMDSQSNYAKRRRHKINERLRVLQHLIPNGTKVDISTMLEEAVQYVKFLHLQIKLLSSDEMWRYAPLAYDGVNIRLPHLDSLAHE; translated from the exons ATGGAGGCGGCAGAATGTTCATCAATTTGGGGTTCTCTCGATGCAATCTGTGACGAGTCGGAGATGATTGCGCATTTGCAGTCAGTGCTCTGGTGCGGCAGTGATTCTGATGCAAACCTCTGCTCCTCCGAAAATGATAGCACAACAGCTTCTTTTGATCTCCTAGTGGATGACCTCGGTTCAGCGAATGAGAGGAACACTGGTATCAAGAGAAAGATGCAAGTGGATGAACAGAGCGATCATCACAATGAAGTCCCTGTGGCTCTCTCG ACTGCAAGGAAGAGCGGTAACAAGTCAAGAGCTGCAATGGACTCACAAAGTAACTATGCAAAG AGAAGAAGGCATAAGATCAATGAGAGGCTGAGAGTACTGCAGCACCTGATCCCTAACGGCACAAAG GTTGACATAAGCACAATGTTGGAGGAAGCAGTCCAGTATGTCAAGTTTCTGCATCTGCAGATCAAG CTCTTGAGCTCCGATGAAATGTGGAGGTACGCTCCTCTCGCCTACGATGGCGTCAACATCAGGCTCCCCCATCTGGATTCTCTGGCTCATGAATGA